The Clarias gariepinus isolate MV-2021 ecotype Netherlands chromosome 7, CGAR_prim_01v2, whole genome shotgun sequence genome includes a window with the following:
- the LOC128527660 gene encoding uncharacterized protein LOC128527660: MGKCKFNEKWLHNPNFAPWLRPVSSSVFEVRCILCKKNLKLGTMGVKALETHMQCEKHKVAAETCRKTPGIYQFCSFEPTTVGLPQSAAASQTSAAASAATSSTAVSAPADIRATFASTTTLRAEVLWCLHTITKHQSYTANEAVGDVFRTMFPDSEIARTFKCGKDKTAYIARFGLAPYITKLLVADVNKEKFVLMFDESLNETSKRKQLDLHVRFWGQDCVQSRYLGSQFMGHGTAQDLLHHFKECALQLDLKNLLSVSMDGPNVNWKFLDLLQQEHHEQFGGTQLIVVGSCGLHTLHNACKRGFSIWHMEKVLRALHILFHNAPARREDFTALTKCTKFPLPFCGHRWLENLPVVERALEVWPSVTMYMDAVRKKKIPNPGTASYDTLEVAEKDHLILAKLHFYMAITRTFSPFLTFYQTDVPVIPFLAKDLAELLKSMLRRFVKKEVLKDISPLQLVRLDVCDNQSWVNPKEVNIGLGAESLLKELQKQKKIGELTVLEFRKDCLKMMSTIIQKVQEKSPLKYPVVRQVACLDPSMMLSDPDWCKSNMTKLVQKFLQAQQLSGGVSAGDVIIQQFSNMLSAENETLVSYRSTETRLDTFLHGVLAERYDELWGFCKKLLLLSHGQATVERGFSINKEVETCNMQEETMVTHRLVCDYVNICGGLLNVPISKELLASAASARSRYRMHLDQQKAKKITDVQAQKRKSLEENIEHLKKKKKILVQVSMSLQRDADQLAEEAEGKTGTLMAQLITKSNTLRKRYKEKTSELQQIETELEAKGKELRSIQ, from the exons ATGGGGAAATGTaagtttaatgaaaaatggttaCATAACCCTAATTTTGCGCCGTGGTTAAGACCAGTTAGTAGCAGTGTGTTCGAGGTCCGGTGCATACTatgcaaaaaaaacttaaaactcGGAACAATGGGAGTGAAAGCTTTGGAGACGCACATGCAGTGTGAAAAACACAAAGTGGCTGCGGAAACCTGTCGGAAAACACCTGGTATTTACCAGTTCTGCTCCTTCGAGCCCACAACAGTAGGCCTACCACAGAGCGCTGCTGCATCCCAAACATCGGCGGCTGCATCAGCTGCAACTTCAAGCACTGCGGTTTCCGCTCCAGCAGACATCAGAGCAACGTTTGCCTCTACCACAACACTCAGAGCCGAGGTACTCTGGTGTCTGCATACGATAACGAAGCATCAGTCTTATACTGCTAACGAAGCTGTCGGTGACGTTTTCCGAACTATGTTTCCAGACTCTGAAATCGCTCGTACATTTAAGTGTGGCAAAGACAAAACCGCATACATTGCCAGATTTGGACTGGCTCCTTACATAACCAAGCTCCTCGTTGCGGATGTTAACAAGGAaaagtttgttttaatgtttgatgAGAGCCTTAATGAAACGTCCAAAAGAAAGCAGTTGGACTTGCATGTTCGATTTTGGGGGCAGGATTGCGTCCAGTCAAGATACCTAGGGTCACAATTCATGGGACATGGAACAGCTCAGGATTTGCTTCACCATTTCAAA GAATGTGCATTGCAGTTGGACTTGAAAAACCTTCTGTCTGTTTCTATGGATGGACCAAATGTTAATTGGAAGTTTTTAGATCTCCTGCAACAGGAGCATCATGAGCAGTTTGGTGGCACACAGCTAATTGTGGTGGGGAGCTGTGGCCTCCACACCCTCCACAATGCCTGCaaacgtggcttctccatttggCACATGGAGAAGGTTCTAAGGGCCTTGCACATACTCTTCCACAATGCGCCAGCTAGGAGAGAGGATTTCACGGCTCTAACCAAATGCACAAAATTTCCACTTCCATTCTGTGGACACAGGTGGCTCGAAAATCTACCAGTCGTGGAGAGAGCTTTGGAGGTTTGGCCATCAGTGACCATGTACATGGATGCAGTCAGAAAAAAGAAGATACCAAATCCAGGAACGGCATCTTATGACACTCTTGAAGTTGCTGAAAAAGATCATCTTATCCTGGCAAAGCTACATTTCTATATGGCTATCACAAGGACTTTCAGTCCTTTTCTTACCTTTTATCAAACAGATGTGCCTGTGATTCCGTTCCTTGCCAAAGACTTGGCTGAGCTGTTGAAG AGTATGCTGAGGCGTTTTGTCAAGAAAGAAGTACTCAAGGATATTAGTCCACTTCAGCTGGTCAGATTGGATGTCTGTGACAATCAGAGCTGGGTCAACCCAAAGGAAGTTAACATAGGCTTGGGTGCAGAATCTCTTCTTAAG GAActacagaaacagaaaaagataGGGGAACTCACAGTTCTGGAGTTTAGGAAAGATTGTCTTAAAATGATGTCTACCATCATCCAGAAAGTACAGGAAAAGAGCCCATTAAAGTATCCTGTAGTGAGGCAGGTGGCCTGTTTGGATCCCAGCATGATGTTATCTGACCCTGACTGGTGCAAGAGCAACATGACAAAACTGGTGCAGAAGTTTTTGCAAGCCCAACAGTTGTCAGGAGGTGTCTCTGCTG GTGATGTGATAATCCAGCAGTTTAGTAACATGTTATCTGCTGAAAATGAGACCCTTGTCTCATACAGATCCACAGAGACCAGGCTAGATACGTTCTTGCATGGTGTACTTGCCGAGCGCTATGATGAGTTGTGGGGCTTTTGCAAGAAACTGCTTCTCCTGTCCCATGGGCAGGCTACAGTGGAGAGGGGATTCTCCATTAACAAAGAAGTGGAGACCTGCAATATGCAGGAGGAGACAATGGTCACACATCGACTGGTATGCGATTATGTCAACATCTGTGGAGGGCTCCTCAATGTGCCTATTTCTAAAGAGTTACTGGCCTCAGCTGCATCTGCCAGGTCTAGATATAGAATGCACCTGGATCAGCAGAAGGCTAAGAAAATTACAGATGTCCAGGCACAGAAACGGAAATCTTTAGAAGAAAACATTGAgcacctgaaaaagaaaaagaaaattctggTCCAGGTATCTATGAGCCTGCAGAGGGATGCGGATCAGCTTGCAGAAGAAGCTGAAGGAAAAACTGGCACCTTGATGGCACAGCTCATTACAAAATCGAACACACTGAGGAAGAggtataaagaaaaaacaagtgaATTACAGCAAATTGAGACCGAGTTGGAGGCGAAGGGCAAAGAACTGAGATcaatacagtaa